The following coding sequences lie in one Phyllopteryx taeniolatus isolate TA_2022b chromosome 4, UOR_Ptae_1.2, whole genome shotgun sequence genomic window:
- the znf207b gene encoding BUB3-interacting and GLEBS motif-containing protein ZNF207b isoform X1 — MGRKKKKQMKPWCWYCNRDFDDEKILIQHQKAKHFKCHICHKKLYTGPGLAIHCMQVHKETIDSVPNAIPGRTDIELEIYGMEGIPDKDMQERRRTLEQKSQDGKKKNPDDSDDDDDDDDEPGPSVQQVAGVPPQAGYAAPMAQPGIPPVAGGPGMPPGGYQGMPPMMPGVPPMMHGMPPMHGMPPGMMPMGGMMPPMMPGMPGMPPGMPPHMAPRPGMPHMTPAPAAGVIPSRPTVPAAQPAVTKPLFPSAAQMGTAAVSSPPADHQSASSQLPFPNAPQAQQSASGTAAANPHSATSASSEQPKATFPAYTQPSVSSSASTSSSNPSSSTVAKALAPVPTKPATLSATSATSKLIHPDEDISLEELRAQLPRYQRLLARTAQAHPAAPPVAAVGGMMAPQQGLPPQQPGMRHPMHGQYGAPPQGMPSYMPGGMPPFGQGPPLVPPYQGGPPMGMRPPVMSPAGRY; from the exons ATggggagaaagaagaagaagcagatgaAGCCTTGGTGCTG GTACTGCAATCGAGATTTTGACGATGAAAAGATCCTCATTCAACATCAAAAGGCGAAGCATTTTAAATGCCACATTTGCCACAAGAAGTTATACACTGGCCCGGGCCTGGCCATTCACTGCATGCAG GTACACAAAGAGACTATTGACAGTGTGCCAAATGCAATTCCTGGTAGAACGGACATTGAGCTAGAGATCTACGGGATGGAAGGGATTCCTGATAAAGACATGCAAGAAAGGAGACGGACATTAGAACAGAAATCGCAAG ATGGCAAGAAGAAAAACCCGGATGACTCggatgacgatgatgacgacgatgacgagCCTGGACCGTCAGTGCAGCAGGTGGCCGGAGTGCCGCCTCAGGCGGGTTATGCTGCGCCCATGGCTCAGCCAGGTATCCCCCCTGTGGCTGGTGGACCGGGGATGCCTCCTGGTGGATATCAAG GAATGCCTCCAATGATGCCAGGTGTTCCTCCCATGATGCACGGCATGCCTCCCATGCACGGAATGCCTCCAGG GATGATGCCAATGGGTGGGATGATGCCTCCCATGATGCCAGGCATGCCTGGTATGCCGCCAG GTATGCCTCCGCACATGGCTCCGAGGCCAGGGATGCCCCACATGACCCCCGCCCCCGCAGCAGGAGTCATACCCAGTCGACCAACGGTACCGGCGGCCCAGCCCGCTGTCACCAAGCCTCTTTTCCCCAGTGCAGCACAG ATGGGCACAGCAGCTGTTTCCTCACCACCTGCAGACCATCAGTCTGCCTCCTCTCAGCTGCCCTTTCCTAACGCACCACAA GCCCAGCAAAGCGCTTCAGGAACCGCAGCAGCAAACCCCCACAGCGCCACCTCGGCCTCCTCCGAGCAGCCCAAAGCAACATTCCCTGCATATACCCAACCCTCTGTCTCCTCCTCCGCTTCCACTTCCTCCTCTAACCCCTCTAGCAGCACTGTGGCCAAAGCCCTGGCCCCAGTGCCCACTAAACCTGCCACCCTCTCCGCCACGAGTGCAACTAGTAAGTTGATCCACCCTGATGAGGATATCTCGCTG GAGGAACTGAGGGCCCAGTTGCCCCGTTACCAGCGTCTCTTAGCCAGGACGGCTCAGGCCCATCCGGCTGCTCCCCCGGTGGCGGCTGTAGGCGGCATGATGGCCCCGCAGCAAGGTCTGCCACCGCAGCAGCCTGGCATGAGGCATCCCATGCATG GTCAGTACGGTGCCCCCCCACAGGGCATGCCAAGCTACATGCCTGGGGGGATGCCTCCGTTCGGGCAGGGTCCTCCTCTGGTGCCCCCGTACCAGGGAGGCCCTCCCATGGGCATGAGGCCGCCTGTCATGTCTCCTGCTGGGCGCTACTGA
- the znf207b gene encoding BUB3-interacting and GLEBS motif-containing protein ZNF207b isoform X2 has product MGRKKKKQMKPWCWYCNRDFDDEKILIQHQKAKHFKCHICHKKLYTGPGLAIHCMQVHKETIDSVPNAIPGRTDIELEIYGMEGIPDKDMQERRRTLEQKSQDGKKKNPDDSDDDDDDDDEPGPSVQQVAGVPPQAGYAAPMAQPGIPPVAGGPGMPPGGYQGMPPMMPGVPPMMHGMPPMHGMPPGMMPMGGMMPPMMPGMPGMPPGMPPHMAPRPGMPHMTPAPAAGVIPSRPTVPAAQPAVTKPLFPSAAQAQQSASGTAAANPHSATSASSEQPKATFPAYTQPSVSSSASTSSSNPSSSTVAKALAPVPTKPATLSATSATSKLIHPDEDISLEELRAQLPRYQRLLARTAQAHPAAPPVAAVGGMMAPQQGLPPQQPGMRHPMHGQYGAPPQGMPSYMPGGMPPFGQGPPLVPPYQGGPPMGMRPPVMSPAGRY; this is encoded by the exons ATggggagaaagaagaagaagcagatgaAGCCTTGGTGCTG GTACTGCAATCGAGATTTTGACGATGAAAAGATCCTCATTCAACATCAAAAGGCGAAGCATTTTAAATGCCACATTTGCCACAAGAAGTTATACACTGGCCCGGGCCTGGCCATTCACTGCATGCAG GTACACAAAGAGACTATTGACAGTGTGCCAAATGCAATTCCTGGTAGAACGGACATTGAGCTAGAGATCTACGGGATGGAAGGGATTCCTGATAAAGACATGCAAGAAAGGAGACGGACATTAGAACAGAAATCGCAAG ATGGCAAGAAGAAAAACCCGGATGACTCggatgacgatgatgacgacgatgacgagCCTGGACCGTCAGTGCAGCAGGTGGCCGGAGTGCCGCCTCAGGCGGGTTATGCTGCGCCCATGGCTCAGCCAGGTATCCCCCCTGTGGCTGGTGGACCGGGGATGCCTCCTGGTGGATATCAAG GAATGCCTCCAATGATGCCAGGTGTTCCTCCCATGATGCACGGCATGCCTCCCATGCACGGAATGCCTCCAGG GATGATGCCAATGGGTGGGATGATGCCTCCCATGATGCCAGGCATGCCTGGTATGCCGCCAG GTATGCCTCCGCACATGGCTCCGAGGCCAGGGATGCCCCACATGACCCCCGCCCCCGCAGCAGGAGTCATACCCAGTCGACCAACGGTACCGGCGGCCCAGCCCGCTGTCACCAAGCCTCTTTTCCCCAGTGCAGCACAG GCCCAGCAAAGCGCTTCAGGAACCGCAGCAGCAAACCCCCACAGCGCCACCTCGGCCTCCTCCGAGCAGCCCAAAGCAACATTCCCTGCATATACCCAACCCTCTGTCTCCTCCTCCGCTTCCACTTCCTCCTCTAACCCCTCTAGCAGCACTGTGGCCAAAGCCCTGGCCCCAGTGCCCACTAAACCTGCCACCCTCTCCGCCACGAGTGCAACTAGTAAGTTGATCCACCCTGATGAGGATATCTCGCTG GAGGAACTGAGGGCCCAGTTGCCCCGTTACCAGCGTCTCTTAGCCAGGACGGCTCAGGCCCATCCGGCTGCTCCCCCGGTGGCGGCTGTAGGCGGCATGATGGCCCCGCAGCAAGGTCTGCCACCGCAGCAGCCTGGCATGAGGCATCCCATGCATG GTCAGTACGGTGCCCCCCCACAGGGCATGCCAAGCTACATGCCTGGGGGGATGCCTCCGTTCGGGCAGGGTCCTCCTCTGGTGCCCCCGTACCAGGGAGGCCCTCCCATGGGCATGAGGCCGCCTGTCATGTCTCCTGCTGGGCGCTACTGA